DNA sequence from the Streptomyces canus genome:
CCGGTACGACCTCGACCCGGGCCCGGACCTGGTCGGGGTTCAGCCGGACGGCCGCGCTCACCAGTGGCCTCCGGGATACTGCCGGAAAACCGACTGGAACTCGGCCAGCAGCGGGGCGAATGCCTCGGTGTGAAGTCCCGATCGCCCGCCGGTCGCCTGCCAGGACGGCGCCGGGAGGGTGAGCCCGGCCTCCGTCAGAACCTCGGTCACCTCCCGTTCCCAAGCGGCCCGGAGGCGGGCCGGGGCGACCGCCGTGCCGTCGGTGTCGAGCCGAGTCGTCAGGTCGTCCTCCTCGAACAGCTCGGCTGCATAGGGCCATACGTGTTCCAGACCCGCCTGCATCCGCCGATGGCTCTCCTCGGTTCCCAGACCCAGCCGTACGGTCCATTGCGAGGCGTGCAGGCAGTGGTACTCCGCCTCCTTGGCCGCGCGAGAGGCAAAGGACGCCAGCCCTTCGTCGGCCGATGCCGCCAGCTCCGTGTACAGCAGGGCCGTGTAGTGCGTGTACGCCAACTGCCGGGCGATGGTCGCGGCGAAGTCGCCGTTGGACAGCTCCAGCAGCAGCGCGCTGCGGAACTCGCGCTCGGTCCTGCGGTAGGCGAAGTCGTCGTCGCTGCGGTTCGTCCCGTCCGAACGGCCGCTGAGGCCCAGCAGGACTCTGGCGTGGCCGAGCAGGTCCACTGCGATGTTCGACAGGGCCAGATCCTCTTCGATGGTGGGGGCGTTGGTCACCCAGGCGCACAGTCGCTGACAGAGGATCAGCGCGTCGTCACCGAGCCTGAGGGCGTACTCGGCGATGTCGTGGTCCCGCCTGGCCCCGAGGGCAACGGGGAGTTCACTCGTCATGGTCGCCTGCCTCGCTGAGCGGCACGTACATCTGCGGATACCGGTAGGGCTTGTCGGCTCCGTTGCTGAAGAAGGGGTCTTTCTCACCGGGAGACGAGGCCCGCACCGCGTCGGAGCGCACCACCCAGATCGACAGCGGGTCCCCGCGGCGGGTGTACAGGTCCCTGGCGTTGGCGATGGCCATGTCCGCGTCCGCGCCGTGAACCGAACCGACGTGCTGGTGGGAGAGGCCCCGGCGCGGCCTGATGAACACCTCCCAGGGCGTCTGCCCCCCGGTGGTTTCGCAGCTCATGGCTCCTGCCTCTCCGTCACCGGGCGTGCCGCGTAGGCGTCGACCGCCGCGCGCACCCAGGCGCCGTTCTCGTGGGCCGCCACGCGGTGCGCCAGCCGCTGTCGGCCGCACTGTGCGCCGGCGGCCAGGGCCGTGCGGTACACCTGCCAGGTCACCGGGGCGAAGTCGTAGTGCCCGCGCTTCTCGTTCCAGCGGATCGTCGGGTCGGGCAGAGTCACCCCGAGCCGCTCCGCCTGCGGGACGACGTTGTCCATGAAGCGCTGCCGCAGTTCGTCGTTGGTGTGGCGTTTGATCCCCCAGGCCATCGAACGGCGACTGAGCGCGGCGCCCAGGGCCGCGGCCCGCGTGTCCCCGCCGTCGCCCGCGGCCGTGTCCGGCGGGCCGAACATCAGGGCCACCGCAGGCAGCCACCATCGGTCAACGGCGTCCTGTGCCATCTCCTGCTGCTCCCGCGTGCCCCGGCACAACGCCCAGAGCAGGTCGTATCCCTGACGGACGTGGAAGGTTTCCTCCTGGCACACCCGCTGCATGGCCCTCGCATACGGGCCGTAGGAAGTGCGGCACAGCGGGGCCTGGTTGATCACCGCCGCGCCGTCCGTCAACCAGGCGATCGCCCCGGTGTCGGCCCAGGTCCGGGCGGGGTGGTTGAACGTGTCCGAGGACCGCTGGTGTCCGCTGTGCAACGCG
Encoded proteins:
- the paaC gene encoding 1,2-phenylacetyl-CoA epoxidase subunit PaaC, whose protein sequence is MTSELPVALGARRDHDIAEYALRLGDDALILCQRLCAWVTNAPTIEEDLALSNIAVDLLGHARVLLGLSGRSDGTNRSDDDFAYRRTEREFRSALLLELSNGDFAATIARQLAYTHYTALLYTELAASADEGLASFASRAAKEAEYHCLHASQWTVRLGLGTEESHRRMQAGLEHVWPYAAELFEEDDLTTRLDTDGTAVAPARLRAAWEREVTEVLTEAGLTLPAPSWQATGGRSGLHTEAFAPLLAEFQSVFRQYPGGHW
- the paaB gene encoding 1,2-phenylacetyl-CoA epoxidase subunit PaaB, with product MSCETTGGQTPWEVFIRPRRGLSHQHVGSVHGADADMAIANARDLYTRRGDPLSIWVVRSDAVRASSPGEKDPFFSNGADKPYRYPQMYVPLSEAGDHDE
- the paaA gene encoding 1,2-phenylacetyl-CoA epoxidase subunit PaaA, which produces MKQRDQYFDALVASDECIEPRDWLPDGYRRMVLRQIAQHAHSEIIGMQPEGSWLTRAPSLHRKAALLAKVQDEAGHGLYLYAAAETLGVTRAELLDALHSGHQRSSDTFNHPARTWADTGAIAWLTDGAAVINQAPLCRTSYGPYARAMQRVCQEETFHVRQGYDLLWALCRGTREQQEMAQDAVDRWWLPAVALMFGPPDTAAGDGGDTRAAALGAALSRRSMAWGIKRHTNDELRQRFMDNVVPQAERLGVTLPDPTIRWNEKRGHYDFAPVTWQVYRTALAAGAQCGRQRLAHRVAAHENGAWVRAAVDAYAARPVTERQEP